The proteins below come from a single Miscanthus floridulus cultivar M001 chromosome 1, ASM1932011v1, whole genome shotgun sequence genomic window:
- the LOC136470843 gene encoding RING-H2 finger protein ATL8-like — protein MTPDAAFVLEMAAVVCLVLLIVAIVAAAAGACDPVAAAAAVHDVEQALGPATLMTYDQARTKAAGTGVNGKKGRAPAPSPAAEEEAPSCAICLSEYAKGDELVRVLPACGHFFHADCRIDWWLRQRGTCPICRGGLRPLPLPLPTSPGCPPMPPRVTGAAMVRGRG, from the coding sequence ATGACCCCCGACGCGGCCTTTGTGCTGGAGATGGCCGCCGTGGTCTGCTTGGTGCTGCTCATCGTCGCCATCGTCGCCGCCGCAGCGGGCGCCTGCGACCCtgtcgccgccgcggcggcggtgcACGACGTCGAGCAGGCGCTCGGGCCCGCCACGCTCATGACGTACGACCAGGCGAGGACGAAGGCGGCCGGCACCGGCGTCAACGGCAAGAAAGGGAGAGcaccggcgccgtcgccggcggcggaggaggaggcgccgTCGTGCGCCATCTGCCTGTCGGAGTACGCCAAGGGCGACGAGCTGGTGCGGGTGCTGCCGGCGTGCGGCCACTTCTTCCACGCCGACTGCCGCATCGACTGGTGGCTCCGGCAGCGCGGCACGTGCCCGATCTGCCGCGGTGGTCTGCGGCCGCTGCCGCTGCCCCTGCCAACGAGTCCGGGGTGTCCGCCCATGCCGCCGCGAGTGACCGGCGCCGCCATGGTCCGCGGTAGGGGTTGA